A region of Lycium barbarum isolate Lr01 chromosome 3, ASM1917538v2, whole genome shotgun sequence DNA encodes the following proteins:
- the LOC132631778 gene encoding uncharacterized protein LOC132631778 — translation MKKLSKEMSTLDTNSKCTCLCTCGGKIKIHGVEQDRRLIHFLIGLNKVYTNIKGNILMMNLLPSMAQSFSILSQEEKQREVRPNNHTILESTSLSAFGSHNTGFRTNHNSYKGASSITGNTYRGPPPPGNSRNTYSQNNNFYSQNWSNLFCDHCKRPEHTRDRCYKIHGYPSNFKFTKGRTTGSVANVYASEADKGLMKTVLRLKEKDH, via the coding sequence ATGAAGAAATTATCGAAAGAAATGAGTACACTGGATACAAATTCAAAGTGTACTTGTTTGTGCACTTGTGGTGGAAAGATTAAGATACACGGAGTTGAGCAGGATAGGCGACTTATTCATTTTTTGATAGGACTAAACAAGGTTTACACTAATATAAAGGGAAATATTCTAATGATGAACTTATTACCAAGTATGGCACAATCCTTTTCAATACTGTCTCAGGAAGAAAAGCAGAGAGAGGTCAGACCTAACAATCACACTATTTTGGAATCCACATCTCTGAGTGCATTTGGTTCTCACAACACAGGTTTTAGAACAAATCATAACTCATACAAGGGTGCTTCCAGCATCACTGGCAACACATACAGGGGTCCTCCTCCTCCTGGAAACAGTAGGAACACATATTCGCAAAACAACAATTTCTACTCACAAAACTGGTCAAATCTCTTTTGTGATCATTGTAAGAGACCTGAGCACACTAGAGACAGGTGCTACAAAATACATGGTTATCCCTCAAACTTTAAGTTCACTAAAGGGAGAACCACCGGATCTGTGGCAAATGTGTATGCAAGTGAAGCTGATAAGGGACTTATGAAGACAGTCTTAAGATTAAAAGAGAAGGACCACTGA